Proteins encoded within one genomic window of Spirochaetota bacterium:
- a CDS encoding purine-binding chemotaxis protein CheW, whose translation MEKTDKTSTSLQIVCFKIGKEEYGIDILKVQEILKLPKVTLLPKSADHILGVIDLRGKVIPIINLSRRFRIEESGDRSDKRAIVVDIRGKKVGLAIDSVSHVVKVESKDIEPPPPVVKGISGRYIVGIAKLEDGFVIVLDIEQIFTMEELAV comes from the coding sequence ATGGAAAAGACAGATAAAACCTCTACCTCCCTGCAAATCGTTTGTTTCAAGATTGGCAAGGAAGAGTACGGTATCGACATCCTGAAGGTCCAGGAGATATTGAAGCTCCCGAAAGTCACCCTGCTTCCCAAGTCGGCGGATCATATACTGGGCGTCATCGATCTGCGCGGGAAGGTGATTCCCATAATCAACCTGAGCAGGCGTTTCCGGATCGAGGAGAGCGGCGACCGTTCGGACAAGCGCGCGATCGTGGTGGACATCCGCGGGAAAAAGGTAGGACTCGCGATCGATTCCGTGAGCCACGTGGTTAAGGTCGAGTCGAAGGATATCGAGCCGCCGCCCCCCGTGGTCAAGGGCATATCGGGACGCTACATCGTGGGCATCGCAAAACTCGAAGACGGGTTCGTAATAGTGCTGGATATCGAACAGATTTTCACCATGGAAGAGTTAGCGGTCTAA
- the hfq gene encoding RNA chaperone Hfq translates to MLKQTKNLQDNYLNLARKERVDMTIYLMNGVPIKGKVLSFDNFTILVEVDKRQNLIYKHAVSTIVPIKPLQYREEEI, encoded by the coding sequence ATGTTAAAACAAACAAAGAATCTGCAGGACAATTATCTCAATCTCGCCCGCAAGGAGAGGGTGGACATGACCATCTATCTCATGAACGGCGTGCCGATCAAGGGGAAAGTACTGAGCTTTGATAATTTCACCATCCTCGTGGAGGTTGACAAGCGGCAGAACCTGATTTACAAGCATGCCGTATCCACGATCGTTCCGATAAAGCCGCTGCAATACCGCGAAGAGGAGATATAA
- a CDS encoding iron-containing alcohol dehydrogenase codes for MATAIKSITVPDFYIPTEVYLKQDVVSELGGIVSAIGSRALIITTPRDLQKFSEALDRVSHSLHGSEVSLIVYDDLVDSPNTEYVDSATYFAKKSHCDVILGFGGIDSINVAKAVSLLATNFLFCDDLFENPHVNAPLPLVTIPTQPVFGFEILPQLYINEIKNHFKQVYAHRYLYPRATVIDPSFSTVIDDESTAYASISALSLATESVISKTTNQMVNTYALKAIDLTFKFLPLAYREPANITARANLAMASVMSGIAFTVCNLSVSMAIALALSSRTDVTVPQAMALLLPHVMEYNLTSSPGKYVQMSKVMDEDVREITVIEAAIKAVEGVRKLEIDTDIPQRLSHFDLPKTEFSRIAEIALSYPFLENAPRPLSRDEIETILIAAY; via the coding sequence ATGGCCACCGCGATTAAATCCATCACCGTCCCCGATTTCTATATCCCGACCGAGGTCTACCTCAAGCAGGACGTCGTATCCGAGCTCGGGGGCATCGTGAGCGCGATCGGGTCGCGCGCGCTCATAATCACCACCCCGCGCGATCTCCAGAAATTTTCGGAGGCGCTCGACCGCGTCTCCCACAGCCTTCACGGTTCCGAGGTCTCTCTCATCGTGTACGATGACCTTGTGGATTCCCCCAATACCGAGTACGTCGATTCCGCCACCTATTTCGCCAAGAAGTCCCATTGCGACGTGATCCTCGGGTTCGGGGGGATCGATTCAATAAATGTCGCAAAGGCGGTCTCCCTGCTCGCGACCAACTTCCTGTTCTGCGACGATCTCTTCGAGAACCCGCACGTGAATGCGCCGCTGCCGCTGGTGACCATACCCACGCAACCCGTGTTCGGGTTCGAGATTTTACCGCAGCTCTATATCAACGAAATCAAGAACCATTTCAAGCAGGTATACGCCCACAGGTATCTCTACCCGCGCGCCACGGTGATCGATCCCTCCTTCTCGACGGTGATCGACGACGAATCCACCGCGTACGCGAGCATTTCGGCGCTGTCCCTGGCCACGGAATCGGTCATTTCCAAAACCACCAACCAGATGGTGAATACCTACGCGCTCAAGGCGATCGACCTTACCTTCAAGTTCCTGCCCCTGGCATACCGGGAACCGGCGAACATCACGGCGCGCGCGAACCTGGCGATGGCGTCCGTGATGTCCGGCATCGCGTTTACCGTCTGCAACCTGTCGGTAAGCATGGCGATCGCGCTCGCCCTGTCATCAAGGACCGACGTCACGGTCCCCCAGGCGATGGCCCTCCTTCTCCCGCATGTCATGGAATACAATCTCACCTCCTCCCCCGGCAAGTACGTGCAGATGTCCAAGGTCATGGACGAGGACGTGCGGGAAATCACGGTCATCGAGGCCGCCATTAAGGCGGTCGAGGGCGTCCGGAAGCTCGAGATCGACACAGACATACCCCAACGCCTGTCCCACTTCGACCTGCCCAAGACCGAATTTTCGCGCATCGCGGAAATCGCGCTCTCCTATCCCTTCCTGGAAAACGCGCCCCGACCGCTCTCCCGGGACGAAATCGAAACTATATTAATCGCGGCATACTGA
- the flgM gene encoding flagellar biosynthesis anti-sigma factor FlgM produces MTMVIDKIGNINNIVEPKGTKATPKARETGRADQIEISSEAKQAAELSKYTQIVKETPDIRTERVREIKARIQDGTYDKFNDDQVLKMVADRIATYLLRK; encoded by the coding sequence ATGACCATGGTTATTGATAAAATCGGCAACATTAACAACATCGTCGAACCCAAGGGTACGAAAGCGACGCCCAAGGCGCGCGAGACCGGAAGGGCCGACCAGATCGAAATTTCCTCGGAGGCCAAACAGGCGGCCGAGCTGTCCAAATACACCCAGATCGTCAAGGAAACGCCCGACATACGCACCGAGAGGGTGAGGGAAATCAAGGCCCGTATCCAGGACGGCACCTACGACAAGTTCAACGACGACCAGGTGCTCAAAATGGTAGCGGACCGGATCGCCACCTACCTGTTGCGCAAGTAA
- the dusB gene encoding tRNA dihydrouridine synthase DusB yields MTTLGTLHLESPLLMAPIAGFTDSPFRRIVRRHGAGITYTELISAEGIVRGCRKTMELMHFSAEERPLGIQIFGMDADRMAQAAELVCELGPDLIDINMGCCAPKVCHSGSGAALLRDLDLLGEIATAVVKRAHIPVSAKIRLGWDDDSRNYRETLRVLEGSGISFVTVHGRTRSQRYSGRADWEAIAEIRALASIPVIGNGDIVSHDQALHRLAESGCAAVMIGRGALGNPWIFSGRQPSMAERAAVIRAHIDLMVERFGNYGLILMRKHLVRYVHGVKNASRIRDTLVHLDTYADIIAVIDSLGEITEHAEDATAWNAPLDFKMEEFE; encoded by the coding sequence ATGACGACACTCGGTACACTCCACCTGGAAAGCCCCCTGCTGATGGCCCCCATCGCGGGCTTCACCGATTCTCCCTTCAGGAGGATCGTCCGGCGTCACGGCGCGGGAATTACCTATACCGAGCTCATCAGCGCCGAGGGAATAGTGCGAGGATGCAGGAAGACCATGGAGCTCATGCATTTTTCTGCCGAAGAGCGTCCCCTGGGCATCCAGATATTCGGCATGGATGCGGACCGCATGGCCCAGGCCGCCGAGCTCGTCTGCGAGCTTGGTCCCGATCTCATCGACATCAACATGGGGTGCTGCGCCCCCAAGGTGTGCCACAGCGGATCGGGGGCCGCGCTTCTCCGGGACCTGGACCTGCTGGGTGAGATCGCGACAGCCGTGGTAAAACGGGCGCACATCCCCGTGTCCGCGAAGATCCGTCTCGGCTGGGACGACGATTCCAGGAATTACCGCGAAACCCTGCGCGTGCTCGAAGGTTCGGGAATTTCCTTCGTGACCGTGCACGGACGCACCCGGTCCCAGCGCTATTCCGGCCGCGCCGATTGGGAGGCCATCGCGGAAATTCGCGCGCTCGCCTCGATTCCCGTGATCGGCAACGGGGACATCGTATCGCATGACCAGGCGCTACATCGCCTTGCGGAATCCGGGTGCGCGGCGGTCATGATCGGAAGGGGAGCGCTTGGAAATCCCTGGATATTCAGCGGCAGGCAGCCTTCCATGGCCGAGCGCGCCGCGGTCATCCGCGCGCATATCGATCTCATGGTAGAGCGCTTCGGGAATTACGGCCTCATCCTCATGCGCAAGCACCTGGTGCGCTACGTGCACGGCGTAAAGAACGCGTCCCGGATCCGCGACACCCTCGTCCACCTGGATACTTACGCGGACATCATCGCGGTCATTGATTCCCTGGGTGAGATCACGGAGCACGCGGAAGACGCGACGGCGTGGAATGCCCCGCTTGACTTTAAAATGGAAGAATTCGAATGA
- the larB gene encoding nickel pincer cofactor biosynthesis protein LarB yields the protein MRESQLKEMLARFKRGDIEEREVVSALASLQFEDLSFAKIDHHRELRWGFPEVIFCEGKTPAQSAAIAGKIVARGSNLLATRANRETSDAIKAAIPAAVYHETARTVTALVHEPEKIRGKVLIVTAGTSDLPVAGEAEETARMLGLDAATQGDIGVAGIHRLMHYREQIESASVVIVVAGMEGALASVVAGLVQAPVIAVPTSVGYGASFQGLAPLLGMLNSCVPGVAVMNIDNGFGAAFLAFKILRAAAKLAEPAP from the coding sequence ATGCGAGAATCGCAGCTCAAGGAAATGCTTGCCCGTTTCAAGCGGGGCGATATCGAGGAGCGGGAAGTCGTATCGGCGCTCGCGTCGCTCCAGTTTGAAGATCTCTCGTTCGCGAAAATCGATCATCACCGGGAGCTGCGCTGGGGATTCCCGGAGGTGATCTTCTGCGAGGGGAAGACCCCCGCACAGTCCGCGGCCATCGCCGGAAAGATCGTCGCCAGGGGCTCCAACCTGCTCGCGACCCGCGCCAACAGGGAGACCAGCGACGCGATCAAGGCCGCGATTCCCGCCGCGGTTTACCACGAAACCGCCCGAACCGTCACGGCGCTCGTCCACGAGCCCGAAAAAATCAGGGGAAAAGTGCTTATCGTCACCGCCGGCACCTCCGACCTTCCCGTCGCGGGCGAGGCGGAGGAAACCGCACGCATGCTCGGGCTGGATGCCGCCACGCAGGGCGACATCGGCGTCGCCGGCATACACCGCCTCATGCATTACCGGGAGCAGATCGAGTCGGCATCCGTCGTGATCGTGGTCGCGGGTATGGAGGGCGCCCTTGCCTCGGTCGTGGCCGGGCTCGTCCAGGCACCGGTGATCGCGGTTCCCACCTCGGTGGGATACGGGGCCTCGTTCCAGGGACTCGCGCCCCTCCTGGGGATGCTCAATTCGTGCGTCCCGGGCGTCGCCGTGATGAATATCGACAACGGTTTTGGCGCCGCCTTTCTCGCCTTCAAGATACTCCGCGCCGCAGCGAAGCTTGCGGAGCCGGCCCCGTGA
- the larC gene encoding nickel pincer cofactor biosynthesis protein LarC: MKAVIFDIQLGASGDMLLAALLDLGLDPDALRTRLQGLGLSGWELRPDRIIKHHIRGMRAGVSAREETRERHLSDIRAIMEAANLERGEKDDIMKVFTTLARAEAAVHGSEIEHVHFHEVGALDSIVDIAAFCLGVRMLGIGTILFTDFCFGSGTVVTRHGEMPEPVPAVLELSRGFRIRITPRTGEMITPTAAAILVALGAQIQGTAGYVTLGSGVGFGTRDYGVPSYTRAILVEAGEPAQSLLQIEFTIDDMNPQIYPHLIARAIELGARDAYIAPVIMKKGRPGTLVTVLAPEGLRGRLGEMIFRETTTLGIRSFPVDREILERKFESVTIAGREIRIKTGYYRGELVNVQPEYEDCQACARESGIALKEIMADATRKFREAKGLDR, from the coding sequence GTGAAGGCGGTCATCTTCGACATCCAACTGGGCGCTTCGGGGGACATGCTGCTCGCCGCGCTGCTGGACCTGGGACTGGACCCGGACGCACTGCGTACGCGCCTCCAGGGCCTCGGGCTTTCAGGCTGGGAGCTGCGCCCGGACCGCATAATCAAGCACCACATCCGGGGAATGCGTGCCGGCGTATCGGCGCGCGAAGAGACCCGCGAACGGCACCTTTCGGATATCCGCGCGATCATGGAGGCCGCGAATCTGGAGCGCGGCGAAAAGGACGACATCATGAAGGTCTTCACCACCCTCGCCCGCGCCGAGGCAGCGGTTCATGGCTCCGAAATCGAACACGTGCATTTTCACGAGGTGGGAGCGCTGGACAGCATCGTCGACATCGCCGCTTTTTGCCTGGGCGTGCGGATGCTCGGTATCGGCACAATACTCTTCACCGATTTCTGTTTCGGCTCCGGCACGGTCGTCACCCGGCACGGCGAAATGCCCGAGCCCGTTCCCGCGGTGCTCGAGCTCAGCCGGGGCTTTCGCATCCGCATCACGCCCCGCACCGGGGAAATGATCACCCCCACCGCCGCTGCCATTCTCGTCGCGCTCGGGGCGCAGATACAAGGGACGGCCGGGTACGTTACGCTCGGGTCGGGCGTGGGATTCGGCACCAGGGATTACGGCGTCCCCTCGTACACGAGGGCGATCCTGGTCGAAGCCGGCGAACCCGCTCAAAGCCTCCTCCAGATCGAGTTCACCATCGACGACATGAATCCGCAGATATATCCCCACCTTATCGCCCGGGCGATCGAGCTTGGGGCACGTGACGCGTACATCGCCCCGGTTATCATGAAAAAGGGCCGGCCGGGAACGCTGGTGACCGTGCTTGCTCCGGAAGGACTGCGCGGCCGCCTGGGGGAGATGATCTTCAGGGAGACGACGACGCTGGGTATTCGATCGTTCCCCGTGGACCGGGAAATCCTCGAACGCAAGTTCGAGTCCGTCACGATCGCCGGCAGGGAGATTCGAATAAAGACGGGCTATTACAGGGGCGAGCTTGTCAACGTTCAGCCGGAATACGAGGATTGCCAGGCATGCGCGCGGGAATCGGGGATTGCGCTCAAGGAAATAATGGCCGATGCGACCAGGAAATTCCGGGAGGCGAAGGGCTTAGACCGCTAA
- a CDS encoding DUF370 domain-containing protein has translation MKTTLINIGFGNAVVAGRVIGVITPQSASGKRIREEAKDNKLLIDATHGRKTRAIIIMDSGHIVLSAMQPETLSNRLSSDAE, from the coding sequence ATGAAGACAACCCTCATTAATATCGGATTTGGCAACGCCGTTGTAGCCGGGCGCGTCATCGGCGTGATCACCCCGCAGTCCGCTTCCGGGAAGCGCATTCGGGAAGAGGCCAAGGATAACAAACTGCTTATCGACGCCACCCATGGCCGGAAGACCAGGGCCATAATAATCATGGACAGCGGTCACATAGTCCTGTCCGCCATGCAGCCCGAGACCCTTTCCAACCGACTATCGAGCGATGCCGAATAG
- a CDS encoding bifunctional metallophosphatase/5'-nucleotidase, with product MKRLLAMAAALLFACAIPLIAADKTITILHTNDLHSHLMGFSPELDYTPAKAGDDATIGGYARLATAIKTERKARTNPVLLLDAGDFTMGSLFHMAAREEAFELRIMKAMGYDMVTLGNHEFDLMPKGLAGILTAGAAKGMPEIVFSSAIFSAESDKDDSLEAVFKKGVVKSYTVKIIDGIKVGFFGVIGDIAIGDSPFASPVKFKNKIEASREMVKLLREQEKAEMVICISHSGLYLGSESEDEALAKQVPGIDVIVSGHTHTMQDKPLLVNGVIIVQAYEYGKFLGVLDVAWANGKASVEKYKLVEINDSIPADMTIQGQIDGFIAYIDQAVLREHNLSYWKVIAETGFDLKTIEDESPIGNLITDSIRWYVNKYDSDPADPVTKVALGVESNGVIRDHLLKGKTGKVCVADVFRTIPLGVGMDDTMAYPLVTIYVYASEIKKALEVLTSIYPMKGNDYFLQLSGVKFTYNPHRVIFDRVTEIWLGSEEEGFKELDYSSGNTQLYRIAANIYDTTFLKVVGDYTFHFLDIVPKDRKGQTVTSLVDQRVDADKNKPGIQELKEWVGVMDFIRSFKDTDNDGTPDIPAKYAKSQGRIVKQPSWNPVSLLSRGTKLTWIAFAAFIVFIALIALVVRIVRKKFMVKEMS from the coding sequence ATGAAACGATTGCTCGCAATGGCGGCCGCCCTGCTTTTCGCGTGCGCCATACCGCTCATAGCGGCGGATAAGACGATCACCATTCTCCATACGAACGACTTGCATTCTCATCTCATGGGCTTTTCGCCCGAGCTCGACTATACCCCCGCGAAGGCCGGGGATGACGCCACGATAGGAGGCTACGCGCGGCTCGCGACCGCGATAAAAACGGAGCGGAAGGCGCGCACCAACCCGGTTCTTCTCCTGGACGCGGGCGACTTTACCATGGGTTCGCTGTTCCACATGGCCGCGCGCGAGGAGGCCTTCGAGCTCAGGATCATGAAGGCCATGGGATACGATATGGTCACCCTGGGAAACCATGAATTCGACCTTATGCCGAAGGGCCTCGCCGGCATATTGACCGCGGGTGCGGCGAAGGGGATGCCCGAAATCGTCTTCTCCAGCGCGATCTTTTCCGCCGAGAGCGACAAGGACGACTCGCTCGAAGCGGTTTTCAAGAAGGGTGTCGTTAAATCCTACACCGTGAAGATCATTGACGGGATTAAGGTCGGATTTTTCGGGGTGATCGGCGATATCGCGATCGGGGATTCGCCCTTCGCGTCACCGGTGAAATTCAAGAACAAGATCGAGGCGTCCAGGGAGATGGTGAAGCTCCTGCGCGAGCAGGAGAAGGCGGAGATGGTGATTTGTATCTCGCACAGCGGGCTTTACCTTGGCAGCGAATCGGAGGACGAGGCGCTCGCAAAGCAGGTACCGGGTATTGACGTGATTGTAAGCGGGCACACCCACACCATGCAGGACAAGCCCCTGCTGGTGAACGGCGTGATAATCGTGCAGGCCTACGAATACGGCAAGTTTTTAGGCGTACTGGACGTGGCCTGGGCAAACGGAAAGGCGAGTGTGGAAAAGTACAAGCTCGTCGAAATAAACGACAGCATCCCCGCCGACATGACCATCCAGGGCCAGATCGACGGGTTCATCGCGTACATCGACCAGGCCGTGCTGCGCGAGCATAACCTTTCATACTGGAAGGTGATCGCGGAAACCGGATTCGATCTTAAAACGATCGAGGACGAGTCCCCGATAGGCAATCTCATCACCGACTCGATCCGCTGGTATGTGAACAAATACGATTCCGATCCCGCGGACCCGGTGACGAAAGTGGCGCTGGGCGTGGAATCGAACGGGGTCATCCGTGACCACCTGCTCAAGGGAAAAACCGGGAAGGTGTGCGTGGCGGACGTGTTCCGCACCATCCCGCTGGGCGTGGGCATGGACGACACGATGGCCTATCCCCTTGTCACCATCTACGTGTACGCATCCGAGATCAAAAAGGCCTTGGAAGTGCTCACCAGCATATATCCCATGAAGGGGAATGATTACTTCCTGCAGTTGTCGGGGGTCAAGTTCACCTACAATCCGCACCGCGTGATTTTCGACCGTGTCACGGAGATATGGCTGGGGAGCGAAGAAGAGGGGTTCAAGGAGCTCGATTACTCGAGCGGCAACACCCAGCTCTACCGCATCGCCGCGAACATCTACGATACGACCTTCCTCAAAGTCGTGGGGGACTACACCTTCCATTTCCTCGACATAGTTCCCAAAGACCGCAAAGGCCAGACCGTTACGAGCCTGGTCGATCAGCGCGTCGATGCCGACAAGAACAAGCCCGGTATCCAGGAGCTTAAGGAATGGGTGGGGGTGATGGATTTTATCCGCTCCTTCAAGGATACGGATAACGACGGTACGCCGGATATTCCCGCGAAATACGCGAAGTCCCAGGGCAGGATCGTGAAGCAGCCGAGCTGGAATCCGGTATCGCTTCTTTCGAGGGGCACCAAGCTTACCTGGATCGCGTTCGCCGCGTTTATCGTGTTTATTGCGCTCATTGCGCTTGTCGTGCGTATAGTGCGAAAAAAATTCATGGTAAAAGAAATGAGTTAG
- a CDS encoding guanylate kinase, producing the protein MPNSRLSIVVSAPSGAGKSTIIRALLKLETGLEFSISTTTRPPRPDEKEGVDYHFVSEGDFEDMKRHDEFLEWAIVHNNKYATSKKEVDRIHRMGKIPIFDVDVQGARGLKARLENGVFVFVVPPSPSVLQKRLRDRNTETEDTLRVRMRTMVTELQEYGNFDYIVINDDVGRAVNDFRAIIQAERCRTRRMEPFIREWEVARDNSFGKADSV; encoded by the coding sequence ATGCCGAATAGCCGCCTATCGATCGTCGTCTCCGCCCCCTCGGGAGCCGGCAAGAGCACCATAATCCGCGCCCTCCTTAAATTGGAGACGGGGCTGGAATTCTCAATTTCGACTACGACACGCCCGCCGCGCCCGGACGAGAAGGAAGGGGTGGATTACCACTTCGTATCGGAAGGGGATTTCGAGGATATGAAGAGGCACGATGAGTTCCTGGAATGGGCGATAGTTCACAACAACAAATATGCTACCTCTAAAAAAGAGGTTGACAGGATACACCGCATGGGAAAAATCCCCATATTCGACGTGGATGTACAGGGTGCCCGCGGCCTCAAAGCACGGCTGGAGAACGGGGTATTCGTGTTTGTCGTACCCCCTTCACCGTCGGTTCTACAAAAACGCCTGCGTGACAGAAATACGGAAACGGAAGATACGCTCAGGGTCCGAATGCGCACAATGGTCACCGAGTTGCAGGAATACGGAAATTTTGACTATATTGTGATCAATGACGATGTCGGGCGTGCCGTAAATGATTTCAGGGCTATCATCCAGGCCGAACGATGCAGGACGCGCCGGATGGAGCCATTTATCAGGGAGTGGGAGGTCGCACGTGATAATTCCTTTGGAAAAGCTGATAGCGTATAA
- the rsmI gene encoding 16S rRNA (cytidine(1402)-2'-O)-methyltransferase — translation MNTGTLYVIASPIGNLEDITFRALRILREETKCVYCEDTRQTRKLLEHYGIKISARSLHAHSSEGRIGEALDVLKGGESIAYLTDSGTPGVSDPGSRLVEAAHLAGIPVVPIPGASALPTLLSVAGFAGKTVIFTGFLSKREGRMRRELERYRDIESVIVMYESPYRAKRLLALLCTIFPTSRIAIGREMTKYHEEIITGEAPEIAQGLDGLTQKGEFTIAVWNRPSGTALPAEDDEA, via the coding sequence ATGAACACGGGAACGCTTTATGTTATAGCCTCGCCCATCGGCAACCTGGAAGATATCACCTTCAGGGCGCTCAGGATACTCAGGGAAGAGACGAAGTGCGTCTACTGCGAGGACACGCGCCAGACGCGCAAGCTCCTGGAACATTACGGGATCAAGATATCGGCGCGCTCGCTGCACGCGCATTCGTCCGAAGGCCGTATCGGCGAGGCGCTCGACGTCCTGAAGGGGGGGGAATCCATCGCCTACCTCACCGATTCCGGAACGCCCGGGGTCTCCGATCCGGGATCAAGGCTCGTCGAGGCGGCGCACCTGGCGGGCATACCGGTTGTCCCCATACCGGGCGCATCGGCCCTCCCAACGCTTTTGTCCGTGGCGGGTTTCGCCGGGAAAACCGTCATCTTCACGGGATTCCTGAGCAAGCGCGAGGGGCGTATGCGGAGGGAACTGGAGCGCTACCGCGATATCGAGTCCGTAATCGTCATGTACGAATCGCCGTACCGGGCAAAAAGGCTCCTTGCCCTGCTGTGCACGATATTCCCGACGTCCCGGATCGCAATCGGCCGCGAAATGACGAAGTACCATGAAGAGATTATCACGGGCGAGGCCCCGGAGATCGCGCAGGGGCTGGACGGGCTCACCCAGAAGGGCGAATTCACCATCGCCGTGTGGAATCGACCGTCCGGAACCGCCCTGCCCGCGGAAGATGATGAAGCCTGA
- the miaA gene encoding tRNA (adenosine(37)-N6)-dimethylallyltransferase MiaA gives MNPGRTRSVYKENSKIKAVAVVGPTASGKTDLSLMIGGGHFEIVSADSVQVYRLLDIGSGKPAPAQRESVVHHLVDIVDPDFPFTAGDYCRAAREAMLVIEERGKIPLFVGGTGLYIDAFFKGLAEIPRIDGLVKEGLSMEMEVRGLPALYEELGDIDAPFAARIHPNDRQRVLRGLEVFRGTGIPLSEWFKGTAGADSPEVLYIGLNPDRGLLYRRIDARVDRMMERGFLDEVKALRGRGYGPGLKSMKSIGYAELNSHLDGGPGFPETVEKIKLETRRYAKRQMTWFRKNREVRWFEEFDLAKIKSLIYSWLEIKI, from the coding sequence ATAAATCCGGGGCGTACGCGCTCCGTTTATAAGGAAAATAGCAAGATAAAAGCTGTTGCAGTCGTTGGACCGACCGCATCCGGGAAAACGGACCTCTCCCTCATGATCGGCGGCGGGCATTTCGAGATAGTATCGGCGGATTCCGTCCAGGTTTACCGGCTTCTCGATATCGGAAGCGGAAAGCCGGCCCCCGCGCAGCGGGAATCCGTCGTTCATCATCTGGTGGATATCGTGGACCCCGATTTCCCCTTTACCGCGGGAGATTACTGCCGCGCGGCGCGGGAAGCGATGCTGGTCATCGAGGAGCGGGGCAAAATACCGCTTTTCGTGGGCGGCACCGGTCTTTACATAGACGCCTTCTTCAAGGGCCTGGCGGAGATACCGCGTATCGACGGCCTCGTCAAGGAGGGGCTTTCCATGGAGATGGAGGTGCGGGGTCTCCCGGCGCTGTACGAAGAGCTCGGGGATATCGACGCCCCCTTCGCGGCGAGAATACATCCCAATGATCGCCAGCGCGTTCTAAGGGGACTGGAGGTGTTCAGGGGAACGGGCATCCCGCTCAGCGAATGGTTCAAAGGAACCGCGGGGGCCGATTCGCCGGAAGTCCTGTATATAGGGCTCAATCCCGACCGGGGGCTTTTGTATCGGCGCATCGACGCGCGGGTGGACCGCATGATGGAGCGGGGCTTCCTGGACGAGGTAAAGGCGCTCAGGGGCAGGGGATACGGCCCGGGGCTCAAGTCCATGAAGTCCATCGGCTACGCGGAGCTGAATTCCCACCTGGACGGGGGGCCGGGGTTTCCGGAGACCGTCGAGAAGATTAAGCTCGAAACCAGGCGGTACGCGAAACGCCAGATGACGTGGTTCAGGAAGAACCGGGAGGTGCGCTGGTTCGAGGAATTTGATCTTGCAAAAATAAAGTCCCTGATATACTCATGGTTGGAAATTAAAATATAA